In the genome of Nocardiopsis composta, one region contains:
- the qcrA gene encoding cytochrome bc1 complex Rieske iron-sulfur subunit codes for MTDNNDTTASGASGGPDDRVIGTPASAEGETIVSGAEEPRREHAGPYPAEETHKHSEEEQRRAEKTAAVWFLIAFLAGIGFFVAYFAWGPNAEGEQAIADPQIAQYSNMALGGTLALSLFGIGAGMTVWARRIMPHYEVSSPYDELPSSPEEKSSFSEFFMKSADESGFTKRPLLRRTLLLSMVPLGLAPIVLLRDTGPLPGDKLKKTLWEDGTRMVVEGTNQLIKAADLAEDGSMVTAFPEYPHNEEHPHGLSLNDQAKTVIMLIKIPEGDFKPGMSEQQMNWTHDGIVAYSKICTHVGCPAALYERGSHRILCPCHQSTFDAADGAKVVFGPAHRPLPQLPIGVDDEGYLIAKGDFSSAVGPTFWDAEKGD; via the coding sequence ATGACTGATAACAACGACACCACCGCCTCCGGAGCATCCGGCGGCCCCGACGACCGGGTCATCGGGACGCCCGCCTCCGCCGAGGGCGAGACGATCGTCTCCGGCGCGGAGGAGCCGCGCCGCGAGCACGCGGGGCCCTACCCCGCGGAGGAGACGCACAAGCACAGCGAGGAGGAGCAGCGGCGCGCGGAGAAGACCGCCGCCGTCTGGTTCCTCATCGCCTTCCTCGCCGGCATCGGGTTCTTCGTCGCCTACTTCGCGTGGGGGCCGAACGCCGAGGGCGAGCAGGCCATCGCCGACCCGCAGATCGCGCAGTACTCGAACATGGCGCTGGGCGGCACGCTCGCCCTGTCGCTGTTCGGCATCGGCGCCGGCATGACCGTGTGGGCGCGGCGGATCATGCCGCACTACGAGGTCTCCTCGCCCTACGACGAGCTCCCCTCCTCCCCTGAGGAGAAGAGCTCGTTCAGCGAGTTCTTCATGAAGAGCGCCGACGAGAGCGGCTTCACCAAGCGGCCGCTGCTCCGGCGGACGCTGCTGCTCTCCATGGTGCCGCTGGGCCTGGCCCCGATCGTGCTGCTGCGCGACACCGGCCCGCTCCCCGGCGACAAGCTCAAGAAGACGCTGTGGGAAGACGGCACCCGGATGGTGGTCGAAGGGACCAACCAGCTGATCAAGGCCGCCGACCTCGCCGAGGACGGCTCCATGGTCACGGCCTTCCCGGAGTACCCGCACAACGAGGAGCACCCGCACGGCCTCAGCCTGAACGACCAGGCCAAGACCGTCATCATGCTGATCAAGATTCCCGAGGGCGACTTCAAGCCGGGGATGAGCGAGCAGCAGATGAACTGGACGCACGACGGCATCGTCGCGTACTCCAAGATCTGCACGCACGTGGGCTGCCCTGCGGCCCTGTACGAGCGGGGCTCGCACCGTATCCTGTGCCCGTGCCACCAGTCGACGTTCGACGCCGCGGACGGCGCGAAGGTCGTCTTCGGCCCGGCGCACCGGCCGCTGCCGCAGCTGCCCATCGGCGTCGACGATGAGGGCTACCTCATCGCCAAGGGCGACTTCTCCAGCGCGGTCGGGCCCACGTTCTGGGACGCGGAGAAGGGGGACTAG
- the qcrC gene encoding cytochrome bc1 complex diheme cytochrome c subunit, producing MKWITARRRHPLAGYVVVLLALAVFGVGYAALAPNAERAEAQVLAAQSSGPEEGAVDIAEGRDIWNRSCASCHGETGGGSGNAPDITTAGGASIDFQVSTGRMPSSNPDAQMPRKDPAFSRSEIDNLIAFYEQEIGKGPAVPVDVPGDAPVREDFDSEEAYEKATEEYQAEYDAYIAGADDVEAGMKLYLANCAHCHSWSGAGGGLTDGHWAPELTDATPRQIYEAMSTGPGQMPVFNDLAINPDDKQELIAYVKNLQAEPDAGGIFALNRVGQVAEGLIGWTVGLTLIIACAIWITAKQRAHD from the coding sequence GTGAAATGGATTACCGCGCGGCGACGGCATCCCCTTGCGGGATACGTCGTCGTCCTACTCGCGCTCGCCGTGTTCGGCGTGGGGTACGCCGCGTTGGCGCCCAACGCCGAACGGGCTGAAGCACAGGTCCTCGCCGCCCAGAGCAGCGGCCCCGAAGAGGGCGCCGTGGACATCGCCGAGGGCAGGGACATCTGGAACCGCAGCTGCGCGAGCTGCCACGGCGAGACCGGCGGGGGGTCGGGCAACGCCCCCGACATCACCACCGCCGGCGGCGCCTCGATCGACTTCCAGGTGAGCACCGGCCGCATGCCGTCGAGCAACCCCGACGCGCAGATGCCCCGTAAGGACCCGGCCTTCTCCCGCTCAGAGATCGACAACCTGATCGCCTTCTACGAGCAGGAGATCGGGAAGGGCCCCGCGGTCCCGGTGGACGTCCCCGGCGACGCCCCGGTCCGCGAGGACTTCGACAGCGAGGAGGCCTACGAGAAGGCCACCGAGGAGTACCAGGCGGAATACGACGCCTACATCGCCGGCGCCGACGACGTCGAGGCCGGCATGAAGCTCTACCTGGCCAACTGCGCGCACTGCCACTCGTGGTCGGGCGCCGGCGGCGGTCTGACCGACGGCCACTGGGCCCCGGAGCTCACCGACGCCACGCCGCGCCAGATCTACGAGGCCATGTCCACCGGTCCGGGCCAGATGCCCGTCTTCAACGACCTGGCGATCAACCCCGATGACAAGCAGGAGCTGATCGCCTACGTGAAGAACCTCCAGGCCGAACCGGACGCCGGCGGCATCTTCGCCCTGAACCGGGTGGGTCAGGTCGCCGAAGGGCTGATCGGCTGGACGGTCGGTCTGACCCTGATCATCGCGTGCGCGATCTGGATCACCGCGAAGCAGCGAGCCCATGACTGA
- the ctaE gene encoding aa3-type cytochrome oxidase subunit III, whose translation MATATANQETAPTPVHGAAKRPDLVSVGTIVWLANELMFFAALFAMYYTIRSVTKGNPDLGEWPAAHLNVPWALTITVILVASSFTAQFGVWAAERGDVRKLRKWFFISFLMGLVFVLGQAYEYYELIVHEGLTLQSSAYGSMFYLTTGFHGLHVIGGLIAFLIMLGRTYAAKRFTHQQATSAIVVSYYWHFVDVVWVALFATIYFIQ comes from the coding sequence GTGGCGACAGCAACCGCGAACCAAGAAACAGCACCGACACCAGTACATGGTGCGGCCAAGCGTCCTGACCTGGTGAGCGTTGGCACCATCGTGTGGTTGGCCAACGAGCTCATGTTCTTCGCAGCGCTGTTCGCGATGTACTACACCATCCGATCGGTGACCAAGGGCAACCCGGACCTGGGCGAGTGGCCAGCCGCTCACCTGAACGTGCCGTGGGCCCTGACCATCACCGTCATCCTGGTGGCCTCCAGCTTCACCGCTCAGTTCGGCGTTTGGGCCGCTGAGCGCGGTGATGTGCGGAAGCTCCGCAAGTGGTTCTTCATCTCGTTCCTCATGGGCCTCGTCTTCGTTCTGGGGCAGGCCTATGAGTACTACGAGCTCATCGTGCACGAGGGCCTGACTCTGCAGTCCAGCGCCTACGGCTCGATGTTCTACCTGACCACCGGCTTCCACGGCCTCCACGTCATCGGCGGTCTGATCGCGTTCCTGATCATGCTCGGTCGTACGTACGCCGCGAAGCGCTTCACCCACCAGCAGGCCACGAGTGCCATCGTTGTGTCCTACTACTGGCACTTCGTCGACGTGGTCTGGGTCGCTCTGTTCGCAACCATCTACTTCATCCAGTAA
- the trpD gene encoding anthranilate phosphoribosyltransferase translates to MVNTTANSPRRTWSALINALLGGESLTSADTGWAMNEIMSGSASDVQIAGFAVALRAKGAGVDEVVGLAEGMLDNAVRIEVPGRTVDIVGTGGDQAHTVNVSTMAAIVAAAAGAKVVKHGNRAASSSCGTADVLERLGVVIDLPPAATAAVAEEAGITFCFAPLFHPALRYAAKTRRELAVPTVFNFLGPLTNPAAPGAAAVGVFDEGMCATVAGVFARRGVSALVFRGDDGLDELTTTTTSSVWIARDGQVRADRLDPRDLGIPRAVPEDLRGGDVEVNARVVRDLVRGERGPVRDAVLLNAGAAIAAVEELPGTLTEMLEQGVARAAAAIDDGRAETLLERWIGVSQEQAKRG, encoded by the coding sequence ATCGTGAACACCACTGCGAACAGCCCCCGGCGGACCTGGTCCGCGCTGATCAACGCCCTGCTCGGCGGAGAGTCGCTGACCTCCGCCGACACCGGCTGGGCGATGAACGAGATCATGTCCGGATCGGCCAGCGACGTGCAGATCGCCGGTTTCGCCGTCGCGCTGCGCGCCAAGGGCGCCGGCGTCGACGAAGTGGTCGGCCTGGCCGAGGGCATGCTGGACAACGCGGTGCGGATCGAGGTCCCCGGCCGCACCGTGGACATCGTCGGAACCGGCGGCGACCAGGCGCACACCGTCAACGTCTCCACCATGGCGGCGATCGTCGCCGCCGCGGCCGGGGCGAAGGTGGTCAAGCACGGCAACCGCGCCGCCTCCTCCTCGTGCGGCACCGCCGACGTGCTGGAGCGGCTGGGCGTGGTGATCGACCTGCCCCCCGCGGCCACCGCCGCGGTCGCCGAGGAGGCCGGCATCACCTTCTGCTTCGCCCCGCTGTTCCACCCGGCGCTGCGCTACGCCGCCAAGACCCGGCGCGAGCTGGCGGTGCCCACCGTCTTCAACTTCCTCGGCCCGCTGACCAACCCGGCCGCCCCCGGCGCGGCCGCGGTGGGGGTGTTCGACGAGGGCATGTGCGCCACGGTCGCCGGGGTGTTCGCCCGGCGGGGCGTGTCCGCCCTGGTGTTCCGGGGCGACGACGGGCTGGACGAGCTCACCACCACGACCACCTCCTCGGTGTGGATCGCCCGCGACGGCCAGGTGCGCGCCGACCGCCTGGACCCGCGCGACCTGGGCATCCCCCGTGCGGTCCCGGAGGACCTGCGCGGCGGCGACGTGGAGGTCAACGCACGGGTCGTCCGCGACCTGGTGCGCGGCGAGCGCGGCCCGGTGCGCGACGCGGTGCTGCTCAACGCGGGCGCGGCCATCGCCGCGGTGGAGGAGCTGCCCGGCACCCTCACCGAGATGCTGGAGCAGGGCGTGGCGCGGGCGGCCGCGGCCATCGACGACGGCCGCGCCGAGACCCTGCTGGAGCGCTGGATCGGCGTCAGCCAGGAGCAGGCCAAGCGCGGCTGA
- a CDS encoding Lrp/AsnC ligand binding domain-containing protein, with translation MITAIVMIKADVDRIPEVAEEIAEVEGVSEVYSVTGDVDLIALVRVRRHDELAEVIPGRVNKIPGVRSSDTHIAFNAYSQHDLEAAFSLGI, from the coding sequence GTGATCACCGCGATCGTCATGATCAAGGCCGACGTCGACCGGATCCCCGAGGTCGCCGAGGAGATCGCCGAGGTGGAAGGGGTCAGCGAGGTCTACTCGGTCACCGGCGACGTGGACCTGATCGCCCTGGTCCGCGTGCGGCGCCACGACGAGCTCGCCGAGGTGATCCCCGGCCGGGTGAACAAGATCCCGGGGGTGCGCTCCTCCGACACCCACATCGCGTTCAACGCCTACTCCCAGCACGACCTGGAGGCCGCCTTCTCGCTGGGCATCTGA
- a CDS encoding rhomboid family intramembrane serine protease → MAGIPLSDDYPVRRIPVATYLLIAANVLVYLLSPMSLIAVWYGGDLLDRLCAVDVYIHRWGALPVELLGGGQVAPPSECPGADYAKTPWTSAVTSMFLHGGVAHLLGNMVYLFVFGPVVEDRLGRLRYLALYLLCGVVSVYAFALTDPAGQSPLVGASGAISAVLGAYLVVQFRSRVITLVVVFPVRLPGWALVGTYFVLQYVLYISMPPSTGGEGSVAYAAHVYGFIAGVLGGLLIHRVRWRSGTRLSDLY, encoded by the coding sequence ATGGCAGGCATCCCGCTGAGCGACGACTACCCGGTGCGCCGGATCCCGGTCGCCACCTACCTGCTGATCGCCGCCAACGTGCTGGTCTACCTGCTCTCCCCGATGTCGCTCATCGCGGTCTGGTACGGCGGGGACCTGCTGGACCGGCTGTGCGCCGTCGACGTCTACATCCACCGGTGGGGGGCGCTCCCGGTGGAGCTGCTGGGCGGCGGGCAGGTCGCCCCGCCCTCCGAGTGCCCCGGCGCCGACTACGCCAAGACGCCGTGGACCTCGGCGGTCACCTCGATGTTCCTGCACGGCGGGGTGGCCCACCTGCTCGGCAACATGGTGTACCTGTTCGTGTTCGGGCCGGTGGTGGAGGACCGCCTGGGCCGGCTCCGCTACCTGGCGCTCTACCTGCTCTGCGGCGTCGTCTCGGTGTACGCCTTCGCGCTGACCGACCCCGCCGGGCAGTCGCCGCTGGTCGGCGCGTCCGGGGCGATCTCCGCGGTGCTCGGCGCCTACCTGGTGGTGCAGTTCCGCAGCAGGGTGATCACCCTGGTGGTGGTCTTCCCGGTCCGGCTGCCCGGCTGGGCGCTCGTGGGCACCTACTTCGTGCTCCAATATGTTCTCTACATCAGCATGCCGCCCTCCACCGGCGGGGAGGGCAGCGTCGCCTACGCCGCGCACGTCTACGGATTCATCGCCGGCGTCCTCGGCGGCCTGCTGATCCACCGCGTCCGCTGGCGCTCCGGAACGCGCCTGTCCGACCTGTACTGA
- a CDS encoding DEDD exonuclease domain-containing protein, whose protein sequence is MRVNDRTARRAAEAAPAQISLDELGTPLSEGTFVVVDLETTGGRSGASAITEIGAVKVRGGEVLAEFSSLVNPEMPIPPSITLLTGITQAMVATAPPIRSVLPAFLEFAGLERGAPDTVLVAHNAPFDIGFLKAACAGQGRRWPAPRVVDTLPLSRRLLNREEVRDHKLGTLARFFGVADRPSHRALQDARATVGVLHGLFERLGPIGVHSVEDLLTFRTAPTPAQRGKRHLADGVPDAPGVYLFTDARGETLYVGKSNRLRRRVRSYFTAAETRGRVREMIGLVEGVTPIVCATGLEAEVREIRLISERKPPYNRRSRNAERTVWLTLTSDAHPRLSRVTRVRGDGAPYLGPFPSVRQAELAREAILEAFPLRRCTHRFSPSRPVSACVLADLGRCGAPCEGRESPEEYAVHARAAAAAMTGDPAPVVAAVRAAIDALAAQQRYEEAAARRDRLTAFLRGAARAQRLGALSAIPQLVAACPAEAEPGAWEVHVVRHGRLAGSALMRRGADPQAFVAALTAAAETVPPGPGPAPRATAAEMECVLHWLDRPGVRLVDLDHPWTCPADGAERHRDLTDWARAPMADDF, encoded by the coding sequence GTGCGGGTGAACGACCGCACGGCCCGACGCGCCGCGGAGGCGGCGCCGGCCCAGATCTCCCTGGACGAGTTGGGCACCCCGCTCTCCGAGGGCACCTTCGTCGTGGTCGACCTGGAGACCACCGGGGGCCGCTCCGGGGCGTCGGCGATCACCGAGATCGGGGCGGTCAAGGTGCGCGGCGGAGAGGTTCTCGCCGAGTTCTCCTCGCTGGTGAACCCGGAGATGCCGATCCCGCCCAGCATCACCCTGCTCACCGGCATCACCCAGGCGATGGTGGCCACCGCGCCGCCGATCCGCTCGGTGCTCCCCGCCTTCCTGGAGTTCGCCGGGCTGGAGCGGGGCGCGCCGGACACCGTGCTGGTGGCGCACAACGCCCCGTTCGACATCGGGTTCCTCAAGGCCGCCTGCGCCGGCCAGGGGCGCCGCTGGCCGGCGCCGCGGGTGGTGGACACCCTGCCGCTGTCCCGGCGGCTGCTCAACCGGGAGGAGGTCCGCGACCACAAGCTGGGCACGCTGGCCCGGTTCTTCGGCGTCGCCGACCGGCCCTCGCACCGCGCCCTGCAGGACGCGCGGGCCACCGTCGGGGTGCTGCACGGCCTGTTCGAGCGGCTCGGCCCGATCGGCGTGCACAGCGTCGAGGATCTGCTCACCTTCCGCACCGCGCCCACCCCCGCGCAGCGCGGCAAGCGGCACCTGGCCGACGGGGTGCCCGACGCGCCCGGCGTCTACCTGTTCACCGACGCCCGCGGCGAGACGCTGTACGTCGGCAAGAGCAACCGGCTCCGCCGCCGGGTGCGCTCCTACTTCACCGCGGCCGAGACCCGCGGCCGGGTCCGGGAGATGATCGGCCTGGTGGAGGGGGTCACCCCGATCGTCTGCGCCACCGGGCTGGAGGCCGAGGTCCGGGAGATCCGGCTGATCTCCGAGCGGAAGCCGCCCTACAACCGGCGGTCCCGCAACGCCGAGCGGACCGTCTGGCTCACCCTCACCTCCGACGCCCACCCCCGGCTGTCCCGGGTGACCCGGGTCCGCGGCGACGGCGCCCCCTACCTCGGCCCGTTCCCCTCGGTGCGCCAGGCCGAGCTCGCCCGGGAGGCGATCCTGGAGGCGTTCCCGCTGCGCCGGTGCACGCACCGGTTCTCCCCGTCCCGCCCGGTGTCCGCCTGCGTCCTGGCCGACCTGGGCCGGTGCGGCGCCCCCTGCGAGGGGCGGGAGTCGCCCGAGGAGTACGCGGTGCACGCGCGGGCCGCCGCCGCGGCGATGACCGGGGACCCGGCGCCGGTGGTCGCGGCGGTGCGCGCCGCCATCGACGCGCTCGCCGCCCAGCAGCGCTACGAGGAGGCCGCCGCCCGCCGCGACCGGCTCACCGCGTTCCTGCGCGGCGCCGCCCGGGCGCAGCGGCTCGGCGCGCTCTCCGCGATCCCGCAACTGGTGGCGGCCTGCCCCGCGGAGGCGGAACCGGGCGCCTGGGAGGTGCACGTGGTGCGGCACGGCCGGCTCGCCGGCAGCGCGCTGATGCGGCGCGGCGCCGACCCGCAGGCCTTCGTCGCGGCGCTGACCGCCGCGGCCGAGACCGTCCCGCCCGGCCCCGGGCCGGCCCCGCGCGCCACCGCCGCGGAGATGGAGTGCGTGCTGCACTGGCTGGACCGCCCCGGGGTGCGCCTGGTCGACCTGGACCACCCGTGGACATGCCCGGCGGACGGGGCGGAGCGCCACCGCGACCTGACAGACTGGGCCCGCGCCCCGATGGCCGACGACTTCTGA
- a CDS encoding NYN domain-containing protein, giving the protein MGSQGGGKPGEAAQGARPDPPGGGAERPLPEPVRARIIEYGSDVLGGLPAAEVPAALRRVARFEPRRRARLAGPQIAAQLETDDAFRALVAERVEQVWPELAEGLRRGVLPPAADPVVVAAVAYLLRPEGWEEIVGRVHAELERQETAKEADEAAEALAGLRARLEEERAEHRKEVNRLRGELREYRSEVADLRRRVHGERKRAKEAQHRAEQAEEQARGLSDSVSVRLGAVEAENRRLRGRLAAAEAQVEAARRAVRAERSSDDARLRVLLDVLVESAHGLRRELALPSSIETPAELLAEDRARSGAGRGVGDLGLPGDDPALVDRLLALPRVHLLVDGYNVTKTGYPTLPLADQRTRLLNALDGLAGRSKAEITCVFDGADVDAPAVQGRRTRVLFSEPGETADELIVRLVRAEPPGRPLAVVTADKEIIAAVRAEGARAVPSELLLQRLARV; this is encoded by the coding sequence ATGGGCTCGCAGGGCGGGGGGAAACCGGGAGAGGCGGCGCAGGGGGCGCGTCCGGACCCGCCGGGCGGCGGCGCGGAGCGGCCGCTTCCCGAGCCGGTGCGCGCCCGGATCATCGAGTACGGCTCGGACGTGCTCGGCGGCCTGCCCGCCGCCGAGGTGCCCGCCGCGCTGCGCCGCGTCGCCCGGTTCGAGCCGCGCCGCCGGGCCCGGCTGGCCGGCCCGCAGATCGCCGCGCAGCTGGAGACCGACGACGCGTTCCGCGCCCTGGTCGCCGAGCGCGTCGAGCAGGTCTGGCCGGAGCTGGCCGAGGGGCTGCGCCGCGGCGTGCTGCCGCCGGCCGCCGACCCGGTGGTGGTGGCCGCCGTCGCCTACCTGCTGCGCCCCGAGGGCTGGGAGGAGATCGTCGGCCGGGTCCACGCCGAGCTGGAGCGGCAGGAGACCGCCAAGGAGGCGGATGAGGCGGCCGAGGCGCTGGCCGGGCTGCGCGCCCGGCTGGAGGAGGAGCGCGCCGAGCACCGCAAGGAGGTCAACCGGCTCCGCGGTGAGCTGCGCGAGTACCGCAGCGAGGTCGCCGACCTGCGCCGCCGGGTGCACGGCGAGCGGAAGCGGGCCAAGGAGGCCCAGCACCGGGCCGAGCAGGCCGAGGAGCAGGCGCGCGGGCTGTCCGACTCCGTGTCGGTCCGGCTCGGCGCGGTGGAGGCGGAGAACCGCCGGCTGCGCGGCCGGCTGGCGGCCGCGGAGGCCCAGGTGGAGGCGGCCCGGCGGGCGGTGCGGGCCGAGCGCAGCTCCGACGACGCCCGGCTGCGGGTCCTGCTCGACGTACTGGTGGAGTCGGCCCACGGGCTGCGCCGGGAGCTCGCCCTGCCCAGCTCCATCGAGACCCCCGCGGAGCTGCTCGCCGAGGACCGGGCCCGCTCCGGCGCCGGCCGGGGCGTCGGCGACCTGGGGCTGCCCGGTGACGACCCGGCCCTGGTCGACCGGCTGCTCGCGCTGCCCCGGGTGCACCTGCTGGTCGACGGCTACAACGTGACCAAGACCGGTTACCCCACGCTGCCCCTGGCCGACCAGCGCACCCGGCTGCTGAACGCGCTGGACGGGCTCGCCGGTCGGAGCAAGGCCGAGATCACCTGCGTGTTCGACGGCGCCGACGTGGACGCCCCGGCGGTGCAGGGGCGGCGGACCCGGGTGCTGTTCAGCGAGCCGGGGGAGACCGCGGACGAGCTGATCGTGCGGCTGGTGCGCGCCGAACCGCCGGGCCGGCCGCTGGCCGTGGTCACCGCGGACAAGGAGATCATCGCCGCGGTGCGCGCCGAGGGCGCCCGCGCGGTCCCCTCCGAGCTGCTGCTGCAGCGGCTGGCCCGGGTCTGA
- a CDS encoding C40 family peptidase — MANNGGRRTARRVATGLGVVAAGSLIASAGAGVANAEPEQSKEDVQEKLDELNEQAGKVVDEYNQANEDYKAAKAKADELDEEVGDEQERYEELRDQVSEFASAAYQGRDLDSTSVVLSVEDPADLLDQSADVSKLSEDQKSKLDEFTDSSERLFKLKDEADEALEKAKDDKEKAEEKKEEVEEKISEQEELLSQFPDADASPAGESSGSESGSAAGASGNARTALDFALAQVGKPYVYGAAGPDGYDCSGLVMRSWGAAGVSLPRTTYGQAEAGTRVGRGELQPGDILFFSGLGHDGLYLGDGQMVHAPRTGKNIEVVPLAGYWDGQFMYGVRV, encoded by the coding sequence ATGGCGAACAACGGTGGTCGGCGCACGGCCCGCCGGGTAGCTACCGGCCTCGGGGTCGTGGCGGCCGGCAGCCTGATCGCGTCCGCCGGTGCCGGCGTGGCCAACGCCGAACCGGAGCAGAGCAAGGAAGACGTCCAGGAGAAGCTGGACGAGCTCAACGAGCAGGCCGGCAAGGTCGTCGACGAGTACAACCAGGCCAACGAGGACTACAAGGCCGCCAAGGCCAAGGCCGACGAGCTGGACGAAGAGGTCGGCGACGAGCAGGAGCGCTACGAGGAGCTGCGGGACCAGGTCTCGGAGTTCGCCAGCGCCGCCTACCAGGGCCGCGACCTGGACTCCACCTCGGTCGTGCTGAGCGTCGAGGACCCCGCCGACCTCCTCGACCAGTCCGCGGACGTCAGCAAGCTCTCCGAGGACCAGAAGTCCAAGCTGGACGAGTTCACCGACTCCTCTGAGCGGCTGTTCAAGCTCAAGGACGAGGCCGACGAGGCGCTGGAGAAGGCCAAGGACGACAAGGAGAAGGCGGAGGAGAAGAAGGAGGAGGTGGAGGAGAAGATCTCCGAGCAGGAGGAGCTCCTCTCCCAGTTCCCCGACGCCGACGCCTCCCCCGCGGGGGAGTCCTCCGGCTCCGAGAGCGGCTCGGCCGCCGGCGCCTCGGGCAACGCCCGCACCGCCCTGGACTTCGCGCTCGCCCAGGTCGGCAAGCCGTACGTGTACGGCGCCGCCGGCCCGGACGGCTACGACTGCTCCGGCCTGGTCATGCGCTCCTGGGGCGCGGCCGGCGTGAGCCTGCCCCGCACCACCTACGGCCAGGCCGAGGCGGGCACCCGGGTCGGCCGCGGCGAGCTGCAGCCCGGCGACATCCTGTTCTTCAGCGGCCTGGGCCACGACGGCCTCTACCTCGGCGACGGCCAGATGGTGCACGCCCCGCGCACCGGCAAGAACATCGAGGTCGTGCCGCTGGCCGGCTACTGGGACGGCCAGTTCATGTACGGCGTGCGAGTGTAG
- a CDS encoding C40 family peptidase, which produces MDQRRERGAHRRTFATVGFIAAGALLASTAVTGTAFADPSADDVRSKIEKLQEEYAELAEAYNQAKEDHDAAKSKLADIRKERKEVQEKLEDMQSGVRELATAAYSGADYGSVPFLVSSSGPEEALEQASDLGYLSQSQQDKLGNYTEEKDKLDKLEAEADDTEDEAKEKLEEAEEAKSDSEEKIAEQEAILDGLTDEERAQASEGVDGGSSSSGSSGGGSTGGASYNGSATGNAKTAIDFIYAQIGDSYSLGANGPDVWDCSSLVQAAWREAGVSLPRTTYDQINAGTSVSYDNLQPGDLVFFYSGPSHVGMYVGDGKMVHASNPSKPVAEVQMSPYWSGQFTGAIRP; this is translated from the coding sequence GTGGACCAACGACGCGAGCGCGGCGCACACCGCCGCACCTTCGCGACCGTCGGCTTCATCGCCGCCGGCGCCCTGCTGGCTTCTACGGCCGTAACCGGGACGGCGTTCGCCGACCCGTCGGCGGACGACGTCCGCAGCAAGATCGAGAAGCTCCAGGAGGAGTACGCGGAACTCGCGGAGGCCTACAACCAGGCCAAGGAGGACCACGACGCCGCCAAGAGCAAACTGGCCGACATCCGCAAGGAGCGGAAGGAGGTCCAGGAGAAGCTCGAGGACATGCAGTCGGGCGTGCGCGAGCTGGCCACCGCGGCCTACTCCGGCGCCGACTACGGCTCCGTCCCCTTCCTCGTCTCTTCCTCCGGCCCGGAGGAGGCCCTTGAGCAGGCCTCCGACCTCGGCTACCTGTCCCAGAGCCAGCAGGACAAGCTGGGCAACTACACCGAGGAGAAGGACAAGCTCGACAAGCTCGAGGCCGAGGCCGACGACACGGAGGACGAGGCCAAGGAGAAGCTGGAGGAGGCCGAGGAGGCCAAGAGCGACTCCGAGGAGAAGATCGCCGAGCAGGAGGCGATCCTGGACGGGCTGACCGATGAGGAGCGCGCCCAGGCCAGCGAGGGCGTCGACGGCGGCTCCTCGTCCTCGGGCTCCTCGGGCGGCGGCTCCACCGGCGGCGCCTCCTACAACGGCTCGGCCACCGGGAACGCCAAGACCGCCATCGACTTCATCTACGCCCAGATCGGCGACTCCTACAGCCTCGGCGCCAACGGCCCCGACGTGTGGGACTGCTCCAGCCTGGTCCAGGCGGCCTGGCGCGAGGCCGGGGTGAGCCTGCCCCGCACCACCTACGACCAGATCAACGCCGGCACCTCGGTCTCCTACGACAACCTGCAGCCGGGCGACCTGGTCTTCTTCTACAGCGGCCCGTCCCACGTCGGGATGTACGTCGGCGACGGCAAGATGGTGCACGCCTCCAACCCGTCCAAGCCGGTCGCGGAGGTGCAGATGTCCCCCTACTGGAGCGGGCAGTTCACCGGCGCCATCCGCCCCTGA